Proteins encoded together in one Planctopirus ephydatiae window:
- a CDS encoding carbohydrate-binding family 6 protein, translating into MSSVGTMGVIYRGLYFFTANFLAALLFFGHASAASVQLTNDPSTGSPGKFAAEEIQREATGKDIAVSITLSVEKHAAGAPQSYRIERQGDKLRVIGADETGAMYGGLDIAEAIRIGTLDSLKSAEHKPHIAKRGIKFNIPLDLRTPSYSDNSTSAQANIPEMWSMDFWHEFIDHMARDRFNVLTLWSMHPFPSIVKVPEYPKVALDDVWRTTADLVEPFNSFSTRGTGMVKPWMLEKKEVVKRLTIDEKISHWRAVMNYAHERGIEVYWFTWNVFTYGTDGQYGITDALDNATTRDYFRKSIRETVLTYPRLAGIGITSGENMDHKDGQSGKEEWLWATYGEGISDALKKQPERKFRLIHRLHETGLQPILKQWSTYPGPFEVSFKYAVAHMYASRAPSFIQKVLPEITSEHRTWLTVRNDDMYSFRWGDPDFARVFINNMPGPDKLAGFYMGPDGYIWGRDFLSRDAVDANGRRQLVWDRQWFSFNLWGRLSYDPTLPDAHFQRLLGARHPMVNAEKLFAASQASSRIIPQVTRFNWGSIDVHWYPEANLSHPKQFKGFYSVRHFMEGKTMPGEEVLSIGQWREQLRDNKRITKQTPPEVATALESDADATLQLLTELRPQAGVTDKELLLTLADYEAQAWLGRYYAAKIRAAIELAEFNASADATAQVTAMKHAESALAHWKQYAAIYDSQYTPQLLNRVGTADIPALTAKAAEDIEIIRSWKPGTRQN; encoded by the coding sequence ATGTCATCCGTCGGAACAATGGGCGTCATATACAGAGGCCTTTATTTTTTTACCGCCAATTTTCTAGCGGCTCTTCTTTTTTTCGGCCATGCTTCTGCCGCCTCTGTCCAACTCACCAACGACCCCAGCACCGGCAGCCCTGGCAAGTTTGCTGCTGAGGAGATACAGCGCGAGGCCACGGGCAAAGACATCGCAGTAAGCATTACCCTCAGTGTTGAAAAGCATGCTGCGGGAGCTCCTCAAAGTTATCGTATCGAGCGTCAGGGCGACAAACTCCGCGTCATCGGCGCGGATGAGACGGGAGCCATGTATGGCGGCCTCGACATCGCCGAGGCCATTCGCATCGGCACACTCGATTCGCTAAAAAGCGCCGAACACAAGCCGCACATCGCCAAACGCGGCATCAAGTTTAACATCCCGCTCGACCTGCGGACGCCGAGCTATTCCGACAACAGCACCTCGGCACAAGCAAACATTCCCGAGATGTGGAGCATGGACTTCTGGCACGAATTCATCGACCACATGGCGCGGGACCGTTTCAATGTGCTCACGCTTTGGAGTATGCACCCCTTCCCGTCGATCGTGAAAGTGCCGGAGTATCCGAAGGTCGCGCTGGATGATGTCTGGCGCACCACGGCGGACTTGGTGGAGCCGTTCAACTCTTTCTCCACGCGCGGCACGGGCATGGTGAAGCCGTGGATGCTGGAGAAGAAGGAGGTCGTAAAACGCCTCACCATCGACGAAAAGATCTCGCACTGGCGCGCGGTGATGAACTACGCGCACGAACGCGGCATCGAAGTGTATTGGTTCACCTGGAACGTCTTCACTTACGGCACTGACGGTCAATACGGCATCACTGATGCCTTGGACAACGCCACCACGCGCGACTACTTCCGCAAAAGCATTCGTGAAACCGTACTGACCTATCCGCGACTCGCCGGCATCGGCATCACCTCCGGTGAGAACATGGACCATAAAGACGGCCAGTCGGGCAAGGAAGAATGGCTGTGGGCGACTTACGGTGAAGGCATCAGCGACGCGCTAAAGAAGCAGCCCGAGCGCAAATTCCGCCTCATCCACCGGCTGCATGAAACAGGTCTGCAACCCATTTTGAAACAATGGAGCACGTATCCGGGGCCATTCGAGGTCAGCTTCAAATACGCCGTCGCTCACATGTATGCCTCCCGCGCACCGTCGTTCATCCAGAAGGTGTTGCCCGAGATCACGTCCGAGCACCGCACTTGGCTGACAGTGCGCAATGACGACATGTATAGCTTCCGGTGGGGTGATCCGGATTTCGCGCGCGTGTTTATCAATAACATGCCGGGGCCCGACAAACTCGCCGGCTTCTACATGGGGCCGGATGGCTACATCTGGGGCCGCGACTTTTTAAGCCGTGATGCTGTGGATGCCAACGGACGGCGGCAGTTGGTTTGGGACCGGCAGTGGTTCAGTTTCAATCTCTGGGGCCGCCTCAGCTACGACCCAACGCTGCCCGATGCGCATTTTCAGCGATTGCTCGGCGCGCGTCATCCGATGGTGAATGCAGAAAAGCTCTTCGCGGCATCACAGGCATCCTCGCGCATCATTCCGCAAGTCACTCGCTTCAACTGGGGCTCCATCGACGTGCATTGGTATCCCGAGGCGAACCTCAGCCATCCCAAGCAATTCAAAGGCTTCTACAGCGTGCGGCACTTCATGGAGGGTAAAACGATGCCCGGCGAGGAAGTGCTCAGCATCGGCCAGTGGCGTGAACAACTACGCGATAACAAGAGAATCACCAAACAGACTCCGCCCGAAGTCGCCACCGCCCTCGAAAGCGATGCCGACGCAACGTTGCAACTCCTCACCGAACTCCGTCCGCAAGCTGGTGTTACTGACAAAGAACTACTGCTTACCCTAGCCGACTACGAGGCGCAAGCGTGGCTAGGACGCTATTACGCTGCCAAAATTCGCGCCGCCATTGAACTCGCCGAGTTCAACGCCAGTGCCGATGCGACTGCGCAAGTCACCGCGATGAAACATGCGGAATCCGCCCTCGCTCACTGGAAGCAGTACGCCGCCATCTACGACAGCCAATACACACCTCAATTGCTTAACCGCGTTGGTACTGCCGACATCCCAGCCTTGACCGCCAAAGCCGCTGAAGACATCGAAATCATCCGCAGTTGGAAACCTGGAACACGCCAAAATTGA
- a CDS encoding alkaline phosphatase D family protein produces MNYNKFMLGKNGRASGPETATEEDKRLGFPSFESMLKLNPDFFIGTGDIVYYDHPLRVAKTVPQLRLCWHEQFRFPRLIEFFRRVPTYWSKDDHDFRFNESDNTSDELPLPKTGIDIFREQLPITAPGVDKRTYRTHRVGKHLQIWLTEGRDYRSPNGMADGPEKSLWGTEQREWLKTTLKASDAKWKIIISPTPMVGPDDKKKIDNHADISGFRHEADAFFAWLKESKIDNLKLVCGDRHWQYHSIHPSGIEEFACGALNDENSRMGVAPGAKNGSDPEARIKQPFTSATPLGGFLQITAAEQLTLEHFDSRGNSLNRVTR; encoded by the coding sequence ATGAATTACAATAAATTCATGCTTGGTAAGAATGGCAGGGCAAGCGGCCCTGAGACCGCAACCGAGGAAGACAAGCGGCTTGGATTCCCTTCGTTTGAATCGATGCTGAAGCTGAACCCCGACTTCTTCATAGGTACCGGCGACATCGTCTATTACGATCACCCATTGCGTGTTGCGAAGACGGTACCGCAACTCAGACTTTGCTGGCATGAGCAATTTCGCTTTCCTCGTTTGATCGAGTTCTTTCGGCGCGTACCAACGTATTGGTCCAAGGACGATCATGATTTTCGATTCAACGAGTCAGACAATACGTCCGACGAATTACCACTGCCCAAAACCGGCATCGACATTTTTCGCGAGCAGTTGCCGATCACCGCTCCCGGCGTTGACAAACGAACCTACCGCACGCATCGAGTCGGTAAGCACCTACAAATCTGGCTTACCGAGGGCCGTGACTATCGCTCACCTAACGGAATGGCGGACGGGCCCGAGAAATCGCTCTGGGGTACGGAGCAACGAGAATGGCTGAAGACCACGCTCAAAGCGAGTGACGCGAAATGGAAGATTATAATTTCACCCACGCCTATGGTCGGTCCGGATGATAAGAAGAAGATCGACAATCACGCTGACATCAGTGGCTTCCGACACGAAGCCGACGCATTCTTCGCCTGGCTGAAGGAGAGCAAGATCGACAATCTCAAACTCGTTTGTGGTGATCGCCACTGGCAATATCACAGCATTCATCCCTCTGGGATAGAGGAATTTGCATGTGGGGCATTGAACGACGAAAACTCACGCATGGGAGTCGCTCCCGGCGCGAAGAATGGCTCCGATCCGGAAGCCCGCATCAAACAACCCTTCACCTCCGCTACTCCGTTGGGTGGCTTCCTCCAAATCACCGCCGCTGAGCAACTTACGCTCGAACACTTCGACTCTCGTGGCAACTCACTAAATCGTGTTACTCGTTAG
- a CDS encoding sulfatase-like hydrolase/transferase, with amino-acid sequence METWNTPKLKLQAINMKHILIALLLAPLSALHAADASSQKPNIIVIMADDLSHRNLGCYGAVNFETPHLDKLAAGGMRFDHCYSMPLCTPSRVALMTGQHNGRNFSRASTLEADQRTFGDVSKDAGYTTCVVGKWKLTGKSKESTPERFGFDEHCVTEGLRNDSPRYKNPDILRNGKVEKHMGGEYGPDIVCDHAVDFIERRKDKPFLLYYPMVLVHAPLSPVPSSPGYEAADQRTDEKANYPDMVRRMDANVGRIIAKLDALGLRERTLVLFTGDNGSKNGVEMKLKDGTVYPGGKGKTSDTGVHVPLIVNQPGRVPAGVSDALVGFTDFLPTIAEITGVKLTTDIACDGQSFLAHCRGNKDATGREWIYQWFANNPQVDEVVEVVFDREFRLYGDGRFFHWSADLHETMPFETAQLVGPAKAAHTKLLTALQSSRAGFQRPLSE; translated from the coding sequence TTGGAAACCTGGAACACGCCAAAATTGAAACTCCAAGCGATCAATATGAAACACATCCTCATCGCCCTGCTGCTCGCGCCTCTGTCCGCGCTGCATGCTGCCGACGCCTCATCGCAAAAGCCAAACATCATCGTCATCATGGCGGACGATCTCAGCCATCGGAATCTCGGCTGCTACGGCGCGGTGAACTTCGAGACGCCGCACCTCGACAAGCTCGCGGCGGGTGGGATGCGTTTTGACCATTGTTATTCGATGCCGCTTTGCACACCGTCGCGAGTCGCGCTCATGACCGGGCAGCACAACGGGCGGAACTTTTCCCGTGCCTCGACGCTGGAGGCCGACCAGCGGACGTTTGGCGACGTGTCGAAAGACGCGGGCTACACGACCTGCGTGGTCGGCAAATGGAAGCTAACGGGCAAAAGCAAGGAGTCCACGCCCGAGCGGTTTGGCTTCGATGAGCATTGCGTGACCGAGGGATTGCGCAATGATTCGCCGCGCTACAAGAACCCCGACATCCTGCGTAATGGGAAGGTGGAGAAACACATGGGTGGCGAGTATGGGCCAGACATTGTTTGCGACCACGCGGTGGACTTCATTGAGCGCCGCAAGGACAAGCCGTTCCTGCTCTATTACCCGATGGTGCTGGTCCATGCGCCGCTGAGTCCGGTGCCCAGCTCGCCGGGCTATGAAGCGGCTGACCAGCGAACGGACGAGAAGGCGAACTATCCCGACATGGTCCGTCGCATGGATGCGAATGTGGGCCGCATCATCGCCAAGCTCGATGCGCTCGGGCTTCGTGAGCGCACGCTGGTGCTGTTCACGGGCGACAACGGCAGCAAGAACGGTGTCGAGATGAAACTCAAGGACGGCACCGTGTATCCCGGCGGCAAAGGCAAGACGAGTGACACCGGCGTTCATGTGCCCCTGATTGTGAATCAGCCGGGCCGCGTGCCAGCGGGAGTGAGCGATGCGCTGGTCGGCTTCACGGACTTCCTGCCGACGATTGCGGAGATCACGGGCGTAAAGTTGACGACGGACATTGCATGCGACGGACAAAGTTTTCTCGCGCACTGCCGCGGCAATAAGGACGCAACCGGCCGCGAGTGGATTTACCAGTGGTTCGCCAACAACCCGCAAGTGGACGAAGTTGTCGAGGTCGTCTTCGACCGCGAATTCAGGCTCTACGGCGACGGACGGTTTTTCCATTGGTCGGCTGACTTGCACGAAACGATGCCGTTCGAAACAGCCCAGCTTGTTGGCCCGGCCAAAGCCGCCCACACGAAACTCCTGACCGCGCTGCAATCCAGCCGCGCGGGCTTCCAGCGTCCCCTATCAGAATAG
- a CDS encoding DUF1592 domain-containing protein gives MSLTELVNITVPSNSTKVRKLVVFLCLPLAAFFSRALLAGPLEVQHFLKTYCIDCHGAAKQKGDRRFDKLELPAAKVDTLIELKDILDQLNLGDMPPKKSKQPSTEELKAFIEQATQALTEGREKLASTGGSTVLRRLNRREYINTIGDLFGLNMAAFDPTTQFPRDQTEENMENLGDVLQTSGYLLDQYLDAADVIVEKVFALQELTPENEWHFNGNFQSKRKQSNPQREYDNRYLNIYECMDTEKHVGGYAFIDGFKEGVPVDGLYEIRVLAHAMHRENPYDPAIFGIDHREPYRLGVVPGDYKAGPLEQPQPLQPMLAELALGDGEPEWYTMKVWLDVGHTPRFVFPNGPRDARSSWQKIAEYHKDKWKMTKNDSGRLPITEAHRVAIVDGKVPHIRIHEVTIRGPLTDGTVAVPQQIALAEASRDPKKVREVLKAFASRAYRRPITQDELERHMEVALQRVRAGHSPQEAFKDAVKSILCSPAFLYHSQSVLPDNTAPSKPPKLDDYALATRLSYFLWSSMPDEELIRLASDQQLRKPEVLLAQTRRMLASPRSDTFVVSFLDSWLNLRNLGGMPPDRREFEEYFYKGLEQAFKRETQLFMRDLIERDASIIHFLDSDYSFVNQPLATHYGLGELGDPAKAHEFRKVTFTDSKRGGLLGMGSVLTITANGIETSPVVRGVYLLENILGTPPPPPPDDVPAIDPDVRGAKSMRELLSKHRESASCMVCHQKIDPLGFALENFDPIGGWRDRIENTKVDASGELPSGETFSDVVGLKKILVQRQDMFARMLTDRLLTYACGRRMGALEEPIVEKIVSELPKHEYGLRSLIEMVVTSELFRNR, from the coding sequence ATGTCACTAACAGAACTGGTTAATATCACTGTGCCTAGCAACTCAACCAAAGTAAGAAAGCTTGTTGTTTTTCTTTGTTTGCCCTTAGCTGCCTTTTTTTCTCGGGCACTTCTCGCTGGTCCGTTGGAAGTTCAACACTTCCTAAAGACATATTGCATCGATTGTCATGGGGCGGCGAAACAGAAAGGGGACCGACGCTTTGATAAGCTGGAACTTCCTGCTGCTAAGGTCGACACGTTGATTGAGCTTAAGGATATTCTTGACCAGCTAAATCTTGGTGATATGCCACCGAAGAAATCCAAACAACCGTCGACCGAAGAGTTGAAGGCATTTATTGAACAAGCAACACAAGCTCTCACCGAAGGCCGCGAAAAACTCGCAAGCACTGGGGGCAGTACGGTTCTTCGACGCCTAAACCGCCGCGAATACATCAACACGATCGGCGACTTGTTCGGGTTGAATATGGCTGCCTTCGATCCGACCACTCAATTCCCGCGGGATCAAACCGAAGAAAACATGGAGAACCTCGGCGATGTTCTTCAGACTTCGGGTTACTTGCTCGATCAATATCTCGATGCGGCCGACGTGATCGTCGAGAAGGTCTTTGCTCTTCAGGAACTAACTCCCGAAAACGAATGGCATTTCAATGGCAACTTTCAATCGAAACGCAAACAATCGAATCCGCAACGGGAGTACGACAACCGCTACTTAAACATCTATGAGTGCATGGACACGGAGAAGCACGTGGGCGGCTATGCCTTTATTGATGGTTTCAAGGAAGGTGTCCCAGTCGATGGCCTCTACGAAATTAGGGTTCTTGCCCATGCTATGCATCGAGAGAATCCTTACGACCCGGCGATTTTTGGGATCGATCATCGCGAACCATACCGCCTTGGTGTCGTCCCTGGGGATTACAAAGCCGGTCCGCTTGAACAACCTCAACCGCTTCAACCGATGTTGGCTGAGCTGGCCTTGGGGGATGGAGAGCCGGAATGGTACACGATGAAGGTATGGCTGGATGTCGGCCATACGCCTCGTTTCGTTTTCCCTAATGGACCACGAGATGCTCGAAGCTCTTGGCAGAAGATCGCTGAGTATCACAAGGACAAATGGAAGATGACTAAGAATGATAGTGGTCGGCTTCCAATCACAGAGGCCCACCGTGTCGCGATCGTCGATGGAAAGGTACCTCATATCCGAATCCATGAAGTAACGATCCGAGGACCGCTAACAGACGGAACTGTTGCCGTTCCGCAACAGATCGCTTTGGCTGAAGCATCACGTGATCCAAAGAAGGTTCGAGAAGTTCTGAAAGCCTTCGCGAGCCGGGCTTATCGACGTCCAATCACTCAAGACGAGCTTGAAAGGCACATGGAAGTTGCTTTACAGCGAGTGAGAGCAGGCCATTCGCCGCAAGAAGCATTCAAAGATGCCGTCAAGAGTATCCTTTGTTCACCCGCTTTTCTTTATCATTCGCAAAGTGTCTTGCCAGATAACACGGCCCCGTCAAAGCCTCCAAAGCTTGACGACTACGCCCTTGCGACGCGACTCTCATACTTCCTTTGGTCATCGATGCCGGATGAGGAACTAATACGGCTGGCAAGTGACCAACAACTTAGGAAGCCGGAAGTGCTTCTTGCTCAAACGCGACGCATGCTCGCAAGTCCTCGTTCGGATACGTTTGTAGTCAGCTTTCTCGATAGTTGGCTCAACCTTCGCAATCTTGGCGGTATGCCTCCAGATCGAAGGGAGTTTGAAGAGTATTTTTATAAAGGACTTGAGCAAGCTTTCAAGCGAGAGACTCAGCTCTTCATGCGAGACTTGATCGAACGCGATGCGAGTATCATTCATTTTCTCGATAGCGATTATAGCTTTGTCAACCAGCCTCTAGCGACTCACTATGGTCTCGGTGAACTCGGCGATCCGGCGAAAGCTCATGAGTTTCGCAAAGTCACGTTTACCGACTCCAAGCGAGGCGGACTACTGGGGATGGGATCGGTTCTCACGATAACTGCCAACGGTATTGAAACCTCACCGGTCGTTCGCGGAGTCTACTTGTTAGAGAACATCCTAGGTACGCCGCCTCCTCCGCCTCCGGATGATGTGCCTGCGATTGACCCAGATGTCCGCGGAGCGAAATCGATGCGAGAATTATTGAGTAAGCATCGTGAGTCCGCGAGTTGTATGGTGTGCCATCAGAAGATTGATCCGCTCGGTTTTGCATTAGAGAATTTCGACCCTATCGGTGGTTGGAGAGATCGCATCGAGAATACCAAGGTCGACGCGAGTGGCGAACTACCGAGTGGAGAAACATTCTCCGATGTTGTCGGGTTAAAAAAGATTCTGGTCCAGCGTCAGGACATGTTCGCTCGGATGTTAACCGATAGATTGCTCACTTACGCTTGTGGACGCCGCATGGGTGCACTCGAAGAGCCTATCGTAGAAAAGATCGTCTCCGAACTTCCAAAACATGAATACGGCTTGCGATCACTCATCGAGATGGTTGTGACCAGCGAGCTTTTCCGAAACCGATAG
- a CDS encoding sulfatase: protein MNIKHLIIYTALVTLTSSVHAQTGADKPTKPYNILMIAVDDLNDWVGAFGGNPQAKTPNMDRLAGRSIVFRNASCAGPVCGPSRSALLSGFRPSTTGAYGNDTNMLDSKLVQTHATMPEYFSKNGYRTISCGKIFHKHETSSGFDAGHWAYDVWHDELNRGGEKEETVYSRNKAIIAGKPIENPKHKVGGGSEFSWGVTEKGKEFTQDYRTAKWFEQQLKEQHDKPFFMLAGLSKPHLSWFVPQEYYDMHPLESIKVPEFRMDDLDDIGGGKKHRTFEPHEDFLWVREYGLHERAVQAYLAACSYADECIGVMLDALKNSPYADNTVVVLWGDHGWHLGEKLRFRKATLWKEATQMPLIVHLPGMIDRKDCFRNVNLLDLYPTLIEVCGLPSKELEGKSFKPLLEDPEQPWIPTVTTAGKGNHSVMSEKWHFITYGGEVEELYDLEKDPMEWTNLASIKSSDVESIKAYLRTFLPADEVDSLPESKAKKPKKGLDDAADTTGASAKKTPDPTIKPKRNLAGLR from the coding sequence ATGAATATCAAGCATCTCATCATCTATACAGCGTTAGTCACATTGACATCCAGCGTACACGCTCAAACGGGCGCGGACAAACCCACCAAACCTTACAACATCCTCATGATTGCCGTGGATGATCTCAACGACTGGGTCGGGGCGTTTGGCGGGAATCCTCAGGCCAAGACACCCAACATGGACCGGCTCGCTGGACGCTCGATAGTGTTTCGTAATGCAAGTTGCGCTGGACCGGTGTGCGGGCCATCTCGATCGGCTTTGCTGTCAGGCTTCAGGCCCAGTACGACAGGTGCTTATGGAAACGACACCAACATGCTCGATTCCAAGCTCGTGCAGACGCATGCCACCATGCCAGAGTATTTTTCCAAGAACGGTTATAGGACCATCTCGTGCGGCAAGATATTTCACAAACATGAAACCTCAAGTGGCTTTGATGCTGGCCATTGGGCTTACGACGTCTGGCATGACGAGCTGAATCGCGGCGGCGAGAAAGAGGAGACTGTTTACTCTCGCAACAAAGCTATCATCGCTGGCAAGCCAATTGAGAACCCAAAACACAAGGTGGGAGGCGGCTCCGAGTTTTCGTGGGGCGTGACGGAGAAGGGGAAGGAGTTCACTCAGGACTACCGTACCGCGAAGTGGTTCGAACAACAACTGAAGGAGCAGCACGACAAGCCCTTCTTCATGCTCGCCGGCCTTTCCAAACCGCATCTGTCCTGGTTTGTGCCGCAAGAGTATTACGATATGCATCCGCTGGAGAGCATCAAAGTCCCAGAGTTCCGCATGGACGATCTCGATGATATTGGGGGAGGCAAAAAGCATCGCACCTTCGAGCCCCACGAAGACTTTCTCTGGGTGCGTGAGTATGGACTTCATGAACGAGCCGTGCAGGCGTATCTTGCCGCGTGTAGCTATGCCGACGAATGTATTGGTGTCATGCTCGATGCGCTCAAGAACAGCCCTTATGCCGACAACACCGTTGTCGTCCTTTGGGGCGATCACGGCTGGCATCTTGGCGAGAAACTCCGTTTCCGTAAAGCCACGCTCTGGAAAGAGGCAACTCAGATGCCACTCATTGTTCATCTTCCAGGAATGATCGATAGAAAAGATTGCTTCCGTAATGTGAACTTACTTGACCTCTACCCAACTTTGATCGAAGTTTGCGGACTCCCCTCGAAGGAGCTGGAAGGAAAATCCTTCAAGCCACTTCTTGAAGACCCTGAGCAGCCATGGATACCCACTGTTACTACTGCGGGCAAAGGCAATCACTCAGTGATGTCGGAAAAGTGGCACTTCATCACCTATGGAGGCGAGGTCGAAGAGCTTTACGATTTAGAGAAGGACCCGATGGAATGGACAAACCTTGCTTCAATCAAGTCCTCCGACGTCGAATCCATCAAAGCCTACTTGCGCACCTTCCTTCCAGCCGATGAGGTCGATAGCCTTCCCGAATCTAAAGCAAAAAAGCCGAAGAAAGGTCTGGATGATGCCGCGGACACAACCGGGGCCTCCGCCAAAAAAACCCCTGACCCAACAATCAAACCGAAGCGGAACTTAGCCGGGCTAAGGTAA
- a CDS encoding sulfatase, which yields MNAKLLAFALFLSSLTFAHLASAAQPNILFIAIDDLRPEIGAYGVNRAVTPNIDALAAKSVRFDRAYVTYPLCLPSRASMLTGRRIDYSGPGKQREFGTLIELQQTWPASFRKAGYWTATSGKLYHGSVPKVDTAAWDVPGEMWRNGFKDWSPELMKKVVAEAGPKEVVEDFRKNGGGSGSLLYMAVDGDDDILTDGQTASIVMGYLRDRPKDKPFVICAGFSRPHMPWIAPKKYFDLYRDAKIELPKLPEGAKRDLFKEDIGSGVSKDAAQWNEGVTDDEAGELIKGYLASVSYSDAQVGRILTELKKSGQAENTIIILWGDHGYHLTEHGLWRKNTIYHVANRIPLLIHAPGKSAGVCRRIVESIDLYPTLLALTGVSVDGLRLDGRSLVPLLEKTAAEWTHPAFIHANKDHGMVNDQYRYSISNNGIEKLFDLHADPDEWQNLAAVPDQADRVKQMRAAVSEAWKGDVVTEAEPAKAKGKGKKKQ from the coding sequence ATGAATGCCAAACTCCTCGCCTTCGCATTGTTTCTTTCGTCGCTCACGTTTGCGCATTTGGCGTCAGCAGCGCAACCCAACATCCTCTTCATCGCCATTGACGACCTGCGACCTGAAATCGGCGCGTATGGCGTGAACCGCGCTGTCACGCCGAACATTGACGCCCTCGCCGCGAAGAGCGTACGCTTCGACCGCGCTTACGTCACTTATCCGCTATGCCTTCCATCGCGCGCCTCGATGCTCACCGGCCGGCGCATTGATTACTCCGGCCCCGGCAAGCAGCGCGAATTCGGAACGCTCATTGAACTGCAGCAGACGTGGCCCGCCTCCTTTCGCAAGGCAGGCTACTGGACCGCGACCTCCGGCAAGCTCTACCACGGCAGCGTGCCGAAGGTGGACACCGCCGCGTGGGATGTTCCCGGCGAGATGTGGCGCAACGGCTTCAAAGACTGGTCACCCGAGCTGATGAAAAAAGTCGTCGCCGAGGCCGGTCCGAAGGAAGTGGTGGAAGACTTCCGAAAGAACGGCGGCGGTTCAGGTTCACTTCTCTACATGGCCGTTGACGGCGACGACGACATCCTCACCGACGGCCAGACTGCGAGCATCGTCATGGGCTACCTCCGCGACCGGCCCAAGGACAAACCCTTCGTCATCTGCGCCGGATTCAGCCGTCCGCACATGCCGTGGATTGCGCCGAAGAAGTATTTCGACCTCTACAGAGACGCGAAGATTGAACTGCCAAAACTGCCGGAAGGAGCGAAACGCGACCTGTTCAAAGAAGACATCGGCTCCGGTGTGAGCAAAGACGCCGCGCAATGGAACGAGGGCGTGACTGACGACGAGGCGGGTGAACTCATCAAAGGTTACCTCGCCAGCGTGTCGTATTCGGACGCGCAGGTCGGACGCATCCTCACGGAACTTAAAAAGTCTGGTCAGGCGGAGAACACCATCATCATCCTCTGGGGTGACCACGGTTACCACCTCACCGAGCACGGCCTCTGGCGGAAGAACACGATTTACCACGTTGCCAACCGCATCCCGCTGCTCATCCACGCCCCCGGAAAATCTGCCGGAGTTTGCCGCCGCATTGTCGAGAGCATCGACTTGTATCCGACGCTGCTCGCGCTGACAGGCGTGTCCGTCGATGGCCTGCGCCTCGATGGTCGCAGTCTCGTTCCGCTGCTCGAAAAGACGGCCGCCGAGTGGACGCATCCCGCATTCATTCATGCAAACAAAGACCACGGCATGGTCAACGACCAATACCGTTACTCCATCTCCAACAACGGAATCGAAAAGCTCTTCGACCTCCACGCCGACCCCGACGAATGGCAAAACCTCGCCGCCGTCCCCGACCAAGCCGACCGCGTGAAGCAAATGCGCGCCGCCGTCAGCGAAGCCTGGAAAGGCGATGTTGTCACTGAAGCTGAGCCCGCCAAAGCGAAGGGCAAAGGTAAGAAGAAGCAATGA